TTCGAGGGTCTAAGcgataaagttttaatttagttggggttttgatttttcaagGGTTGAAGTGGTAAATTTTTAAGttagctaatatttttttagagtttaggtaacaaatttttgaatttgcaAGTACATATTGGTAATTTTTATTAAGTGTTAAAAGTAGTTTATAATTTCGACAAAAAGACAACAATTATCTCTTGTAACCTGAACATAattcattaatgaaaataaataacatgtgagaaattagaatttcaaacttaaagggtggATACTTGTTGATTCGTCAAAGtgtgggtgggaaattgtcgtTTGGCCTTGTGGGTTTACCAAACTTGGTGTAAGATGCATAAATGGGATTTTAAACTTCATTAAGAAACATGTCCGACACTCCACACATTTGCCTGGACTGTTGCCACTGTCCTCATACACCAGTTCTATGATTCTGTGAATGGATTAATAGTTGGTGACTTGCCTCCACCTGCTCTTTCCTTCTTAGTCCACTCCATTCCTCCAAATTTATACGCTAAGTAAAGAGCAACCCAccaagttttcatttttctaaacgATTTCACCAAACTTCTgctattcaatttttatttgtcaatCTTACTAAACTTCTAGTTAAATATTTGCACAATGTGAATATAAggaaaaatcttgaaaatttggtttctggggtttttttgtttaaaaaaattttgaaaacatttcaCACCAGTCAATATGAGAACAGAATTTGGCAAGAATACCAGCAAACCATAAAGTGTACAAGTTTGCcaaacttcatttatataattagcCATAGATCACCTCTCTCTTTCTTAAATTTGTACTGTCTTCAATCTTTTATAATGGCACACTCAGTGACCCTTGAGCGTTGTTTTTTAGCTACAGCTCTTGTCtgcatttctttcttttgttgcaACTTTGgtatttaaagagaaattaagtGTTGTACCCTTTGTTTTGCTATGGTTTGTAGTTATAATGCTAACTATTTGCACAAACTCTTGACAGGTAAAGCAGATGCTCAAACAGGGATTGGCGGCACAGGTGGCATTGGCAGTACAGGCGGCATTAGTGGCACAGGTGGCATTGGCGGTAAAGGCGGCATTGGTGGCACAGGTGGCGTTGGTGGTACAGGTGGCGTTGGTGGTACAGGCGGCGTTGGTGGTACAGGCGGCGTTGCTGATGGTGATGGTGATCCAGCTCAAATTGTTGCCAAAGCCTTGCTGTGTTTCAATGATAAATATGTAAGTGACATGCACTAGCAGAAGTGAAAGACCGTACAATTTTACATAAATTCATTATACTTAAAATTTACTATGATTCTTCCGTTATGTTAAATTTCTAACTATTTATTTTGgaattattttgtttctttttccatttGGACAAAGTTTTAGATTTACAGCAGCTGCCAAGAGTCGTGCAGATTGACAGAGAGTGGAAACATCAATGTGCCTCCTGACTATGTAGATGAATACTGCAACGGGCCGTGCCTTACAGAGACACACCTGGTGCTCAGCTGCATAGACAGCGTCTTGTCAAACTTCATATTCTACAATAGAGCAACCATAGAGGATATTGAAGACACCATCAAGGCAGGCTGCGGCTATGGCCCTGAAAGAGGTAAGCTTACTCATTACTAACgtttttcctttaattattgCAAAATATCATAAGCTGGTGCTTGTGATGCGTAGGTGACTTCAGTGTAGCTGAGCATATTCAAGCTGAAGAAAGCAGTGCATACAAGACTGCTTCCCAGATTCTGTTAGGACTTGGAGGGATGGTCACGGCTGGTGGCATGTTACTCGGATAATTGACATGTAGATTGAAATAAATAACTGATGGGATGAATAAGTCTTGCTTTGTTAAATATCTAGGAAATACACAAAGCTCATGTATAAGTTATCCAACTGCTGTCTGCTgcagaaaattttaagtatcCACTACGAAAGATTGGTATAAATAGTAACAGAATCAGTTACAGATTGAATTTGGAAgccaaattaaaatcaaattgcaTATGCAGGTATCATAAAAGAGACCCCTAGCTCCACCAAAAAAATACCCAAATTGCATTCCCTTTCTGCTTTCTTTGGCATCTTTCATGAACTTCTTGTCCACTCTTATTTAGTCCTCAAGAACCCCATCAACATCAACGTCATGTCCTTTCTTGAAAACAACATCCCTCCCTCTTCACTTTCTTCCTCAAACACATGCCTTGTATTGGACTTTGGGAGAGACCGCACGCTTTCTTTAGGCACTGTAAGCGAAAGCCTCATAAGAGTTCAAGAAATGTTCAAGAAAGTTATAACCGTATACAGAACTTTAATTCTTGTGATATCTTCAATGATAAGTGGGTGGTTGATGATACTGCATAATTGCTGCAATGACGATAAAATACCGAAGACGTGTCATCCTTTTTGAATGCTTATAGTTTATCGTGAATTTTGCTTCTCTCCTTAAACCTTATTTAGTGACGACTATCAATAAttaagttttggttttggttttgaaaagaaTATCTAACGATATTTATTGAAGCCTTCAAACAGAagtgtaataattttaaaacccaTATTGAACAATCCTTATTGATCCTATTCAGTAAATCCATAAGACTATCATCcgttcattttattatataaaaaccaTAATTGGCTCACATAAAAAAATTCCCAATATGTTAGCAACTTTTTGAATAGGAACAGTGGGAGTCTTTGGTCTGTGCATTGAGAGAATCGTTGAAAGATAAAGCACATTCCATGAAGTTTCAAGTACGAACAAAATCAGGACTCGGGTTCTATTCTTTCATATTCAAAGTAAATCTTTAATCCCTTTAGCAGTTTGCTGATTTTGTTTATCCAATATGCCATCTTATGAAAGAACTTTAGTAGAAGCATTTTGTACTTTATGCTTCCTTGATGATGTAGGAAACACAACTGCTCCATAGACTTCATAAGATTACCATTTCTtgttttagaataaaaaatctCAGATAGGATATGAAAAGGAAGAGACACGCTTAGGTTTGACATGATTCACGGCTCTTCCTCATAGTATTACCGGTGGACTTACCACAAAAGCATCAAGGGGTAATATCTAATTCTCTTTTCACCTTTAATGTTTCAGTGCTCTAGTAATATTACACTGATCTTCGACTTCTTCATTTcagaattaattattaatacaaaagcAAATTTAATAAGGAAACAATCTTTGCtgaaaatcaaaagaattttcaaagtcaaaTAGAATCATTCTCACCAACTCATGCCTACATTTAAGGATCATTCTCATCAAATTTGTAGGGAAATTTCGGGTCACCGAATCCAGTGAAGGCATCggaaatataacaaaaatttgaacaatAGAACATATAGCCCAAAACTTCCCTTGCTTGGATCACGTTTTAGTTAGAACATATATGAACATGGAATGAACAACCATAGTGTGTTTAGAATACAATACCTATGTTTGGAGGCTCCTTTAATCTTTGCATGACAAGAAAGTTGCTTTTCAACCCACAGTGAGGCAGCACCTTAGTATCTATGCGAAGCACAAACGAATGGGGGCTAATAACGTTCATAAGAGGCTTCTAGGGTTTTGTGAATAAGAAGAGTGTTGGAAAAATAGACATTCGTATATGTATTTTGGTAAAAAGTGCAAAATTGTGAAATCGCGTtcttatttatacatgtataatcaTTATATGCATGCTACTCTAGTTGCTTTCAGTTAAGTCCAACATGACTTATATATGCGAGGACGAAAATCCGATAAGTTTATTAGGTTCAATCAGTTCAAGTTTGTACCTATGTCAAAAGCAATATGTCCAAGTAATTCCAATGGCCAATTAGAAGTGTAATGTAATTGGATATGAGAGAATGAGTGCAAGGAAAATAGTAGATCCAAAAAAAGGGTCTATATGTTGTATTCCATAAACGTGCacaaaaagatcaatataacCAATACATAATTTTCCATAATAGAACCAACCATCCAACCAACTAAAAATCCTCGATATTTTTATTGCGAACTCCTATGTAATACGAGTAACCATGGTGTTGATTTTACGAGCTTTGATTGAATGAGGTATTGGCTAGATAGAATGGCCTTCACCTTCTCTTTGAGCTTAGTGAGCTCTTCAAATGGTGTTGGGGTAGGAGCTAGAGGGGTAGCAAGgtactttttttcctttaatgttTGTGGTTCctcttcttattcttcttaGGGTCCTAAGGTTACTACTCCAATTGGTTCAGAGTGTAAAGGTGCAAAGGCAAAGCTTCCATCCTCTTGCCTCTTGTAGATGCCCACATTGCGAAGCATCTTTAGGTTGAGGAACATTTCACCCTAGACTGTTAGGATAGTGGTCTATGTTGGGCGAAGACAGTAATAACTTCACCACACATGATTTTTGGcttcttatttttcttgtctATAGCCACCTAATGTAGACGATTGCAAAGAAAGAGCTAGCATTGAATAGGTTGTCGCTTATTAAACAAAACAAGGTAAAAAAATCCACTCTAGAAACGACAACATCACTACTTAATTGTGCataaaaatggtgaaaaatGAACCTATGTAAAACATGTTGGAATGGGTCTTTGAACATTGAGGATTTATCAAGCAAGCTATTTTCGTACTTAACCCAGTCAGCCTAAACCAAAACTAGGCATAATCTATGGTAGGCTAGGTATTCACAATGGGTTCTTTATCTGAGAATCCAAAAAGGTGATTAACTTCTATGATAGTGAGGCTAGAAATATGACTCAAGAGACGGAAAGTAAACAACATGCCTTAGTCAATGAATCAAAAGTAATGGAACTCAAAAATTTGAGAGTTAGGGAATGATAACTAGAAAAAACAAAGCAGACAAAACAATCAAGCTTACAAGCTATAAGTATATCATTGACTTAGTCGAAGACTTAAAGTTGCTTTAACACCTCAAAGTCAAGATACATGGTTGGTTCCATAGAACACAATATGAGCTTCTCGTAGCATTGTTTTTGAATTGGCCCCTCAAAGGTgatcaaaacaaaagaaatcaaaatggAAGGGTCTAAGATAGACATGGGTTGAGTGGTCAACTGAGTTTTTTGATGCTTGGGATTGGTCTCAACTTCCTCTAAGGAAGTTCATTTAGGAGTAGTGGATTTCTTACCTATGTTTTTGCTCTTAGGTGCTTAAACGAAAGAAGAGAGATTCAGGTTAAGATGACGTGTGTGAAAGAAAAGCTGGAAGTGCATTTATATAGGCGTTTGCATTAGGATGGAAAACTCGGGAAACCTTAACTTTTGGCTAACTTGGCGTCAAGACAGTAAGTTATTTTGGCTCatagtaaaattattgaaaaaattaaaacgtaattaagtttaattaaattgaGATGAAGCATGGTAATTGTGACACTGAAATTCAAGATCTTCCCAATATTTCACCTAACTAAAATAAGCACAAGTAACGTAAGTCTATTTCTTTTTACCGAAAGTAAATTGCATCCGACCCAACCGTAATTATAAAGACAATTTGGCCCACCACTCatctcaacctaagttttaagtCCAATAAACCTAGAGATAAGAGACAAAAATGTAATGGAACATGTACAAGTAGAAAAAATGTAATACAACCAAACTTATTACTTAAGCAACTAAACAAGTATTACTATAATGCGCTTCCAAACTGGTTAAGCACGTGGTACTAAATTTAggcataaatttaaatcaagcaAGCACAATATGGGGCATCATGAAAAATATGGATGAAATGGTGATGGAAATAGCAATGCATGTTAACAAGAATGTATGGTAAAAGGGAAAATCAATGCAttcaaagaaaacacaaaagaaaGGTTAGAACTTCACCATCTCCAAGCTAATCTTTGATGTAAATTATGGAGTGGAGTAACCGAAGTGTGAAGCCTCTAAAATGTTACACTAACCAAGTGATTTTTGGCCCTTGGCCGAAACTAGAGAGAGATAGTGAGGTGAGAgaattttttaaagcaaaatgaGTTCATCTAACTAAAAATGCACTaacatttgttttatataatggTGGACCAAACTGTAATTGCATAATTTTGCATGGCACCTTGTAAATATGTTAATTCACATAATAGTCATGCATATCCAATATACATTAGCTACCCAAGTTTTTTCTCATGAACACCTTAacctttaaaatatcattttcccaTTTATATAACACTTCATATAATGTTAAGTTTATTACCTTTGGATGATGCTTGCCATCCCTAAATAATCAATCCTTTATCTCTTTGAAATACTTGGTTTGTTGGTGTAACTGTCTAGGTTCACCATGGTGTAGTTATGAGTCATTTTCGGATGAACCAAAAAACATATTAGAGAATAaacgactatggtaaacatctagcaatgtatCATAATccctaaaccatgatgaagacACACTCCATTGAACTTATTTTTGATTATATGTTCCATGTAGATAAGATCCTTCCGTTGTCAAATCTGATCAAGTACGGGTTCATGGTTTGTCAAAACTCTAGTCTTGATATTTCATCGAATTGTAGATTGATATATTCAGAATGTATTATCATAAACATCCTTCGTATAACTTATATTAAACTTTAGTTAAAGCTTttgtttccaatatttatcattgtttatgcaaaaactcaaaattgaataattaccAAGTCAATAGATCGTCTGAATCCAATAACTCAAAGTCAATGGATCCTTTActgatcatcattcatctccaTGCATGAACCATGTATAACCAGTATGTCTTTATTATACAAAACATGGCtgatttgtatttatataccatatgaaccatatgcATTTGTATCAGATTCAACTacgatatctcaagtcaaaggattacttcgtatattagtataattatacaataagtcattgactacattAGAATGTCCATGTGATTTATCATAATTAGTTAGATTCGAATCTGAATTTGAGGTGAAGAAGATGAGATAATAGAAACCGAAAGAGAGGAAGAGATTCATAGGATTATAAGCGACTTTTTTCCTAGTTTTGATGTcttcaataaatataaagtgAATTTGGGTGGCTCAAGCTATAATATTCAAAAAGAGGATCCTAATAATGAAGCAAAGAAATTTTATAGATTATTGAGAGATTTGGAGCAACCATTATATAAGGGTTCTAGGATTTCAAAATTTCCAACTATAATCAAACTTTTACATATTAAGAGTCTTGATTGTTGGAGTAACGAGTCATTTACCATGttattacaaatgttaaaagatgaattacTCTTTGATGGTTCAACATTTCCAAATCATATAATCAgacaaaaaaaactatttaagaTCTCGGGCTCTCTTATAAAAAGATAGATGCATATGTTAATAATTGTATGTTATATTGGAAGAATGATGACGAATCTAACTTTTGTAGTATATGTGGTGTTTCAAGACAGAAAAATGATAATAGAGGAATCAAAGTTGGAAGGAATGGCAAAagaaaaccaataaaaatattGCACAATGAGATACTCCCTTTTAAAGTCAAGACTTCAAAGGTTATTCATGTCTACTAAGATAGCATCCTTTATGAGATAACACCATGAAAAAAGAATAGATGATGGAGTAATAAGGCACCCAACTGATTCTTTATAGTAGAAATCTTTTGATGTAATGCAcaatatttttgctttaaagCCTCGTAATGTGAGACTTGGTCTTGCAAACAACGACTTCCAACCATTTGCACATTCCAAGACTTCATATAGTATTTGGCCAATATTCCTTATTCCATACAATTTGCCTCCTTGGATGTGCATGAAAATTGCATCCTCAAGAGGCGCATTGTAAAGATTGAAGAGAGATTGTTAAAGGTTAAATGTTTTACGCAACAAGACTTAAATGCATCAATTGAATTTTTCCCCTCTGAACTTGACCAAGAATTCCATGAGGTTAGATTTTCATAACTTCTACTTTTACATATATGATTACTTTTTAGATATATGATaacttttaatcataaaatgtttttttcctttgatcGAATGATTCAAAATATTGCAAAACAATGTTTAAAAGTTAGACAACATCAAAACATTTTGACAACTTTCTTGTTAGATaggtattatatttttaa
Above is a genomic segment from Mangifera indica cultivar Alphonso chromosome 3, CATAS_Mindica_2.1, whole genome shotgun sequence containing:
- the LOC123210689 gene encoding uncharacterized protein LOC123210689, which translates into the protein MVQASQGFDTFSSQVLHGFFQASSMGPRTMTTKVVGKADAQTGIGGTGGIGSTGGISGTGGIGGKGGIGGTGGVGGTGGVGGTGGVGGTGGVADGDGDPAQIVAKALLCFNDKYIYSSCQESCRLTESGNINVPPDYVDEYCNGPCLTETHLVLSCIDSVLSNFIFYNRATIEDIEDTIKAGCGYGPERGDFSVAEHIQAEESSAYKTASQILLGLGGMVTAGGMLLG